The sequence below is a genomic window from Corynebacterium afermentans subsp. afermentans.
CTCCTACACCAACGACCAGAACCTGGCGGACAACTTCCACAAGGGCAACCGCCGCGGCCGCGCCGCCGGTCTGAACATGGTGCTCACCGAGACCGGTGCCGCCAAGGCCGTGTCCAAGGCGCTTCCGGAGTTCGAGGGCAAGCTCACCGGCAACGCCATCCGCGTGCCCACCCCGGACGTGTCCATGGCCGTGCTGAACCTGGACCTGGACAAGGAAGTGGAGAAGGACGAGGTGAACAACTTCCTGCGCCGCGTGTCCACCCACTCCAACCTGCGTCAGCAGATCGACTACGTGAACTCGCCCGAGGTCGTCTCCACCGACCTGCTCGGCACCACCCACGCGTCCGTGGTGGACGGCCTGGCCACCATCGCGTCCGGCAACCACCTCGTGCTCTACGTCTGGTACGACAACGAGTACGGCTACTCCCACCAGGTGGTCCGTGTCGTCGAGGACATCGCGGGCGTGCGTCCGCGCGTGTTCCCGGAGCGCAAGGACCCGGCTGAGATCCAGTAGTCATGGTCATGCGCCGAAAGCTCGCCGCCGCAGCCAGCGTGTTCGCGCTGGCTGGCTGCGGCGCGCACGGAACCGAGATGGGGCTGCAGGACGCCGCGCTGGCCGGGGACTTCACCGTCGCGGACGTGGCGGGGCCGGACGTGGAACGCGCCTACGTGTTCTGCCCGTACACGGACAAGGCTGAAGCGCAGCGCCTCGGCTTCGACCCAGGCGACGTGCCCGGCATTGACGATGACGTCCAGGCCTGGGAGACAGCCTCCGGCATCGGGGTGATCGCAGGTGGGCGTGCGGAGATCGAGTGGTTCAACCCGCGCAAAGTCGACGCCTGCGGGCTGGAGGTGGAGCCGTACCAGGAGATCGACCCGGCGGCGACGGTGCGCGGGAGCGCCGAAACCCGCGAGTACGGAGGCGGAGAGACCGCCGAGGTCACCGTTTTGCGCTTCGAATGACCTCGTCGTAGTAGCCCAGCACCGTCTCGGTGGAGGCACGCCACGTCCAGCGCTCCGCCTCGGCGCGCCCGGCGGCGGACATGCGCTCGCGCAGCTCCGGCTGCGTCAAAATACGTTCGATCTGGTCGGCCCAGGCTGTGTCCGGTGCCTCCGGGTCGACCAAGACACCGGTGTCGCCGTCAGCGACCACAAACGGCAGCCCGCCGGCGTTCGCCGCCACCACCGGCACGCCGGATGCAAATGCTTCCAGCGCGGCAAACCCCAAGGTCTCGGTGGTGGAGGGAAACAGCAGCACATCGCCCGAGGCGTAGGCTGCGCTGAGATCCGCCCCAGACAAATACCCGGTGAAGGTGGCCCAGGCGGGCGGGTCGGCGCGGAGCTCGTCGTAAAGCGGGCCCTCGCCCACAAACGCCAGGCGCGCATTGGGCACGCGCTTGCGCACCTCTTCGACGATGGGGACGCAGCGGTCCACGGATTTCTCGGCCGAGATGCGGCCGACGAAGATGACCAGGGGGTCGTCCGGATGGCCGTCGGAAAGCAGGCTGCGCATCTTTCGGGTGCGCGCTTCCGGGGTGAAGCTTTCCGTATCCACCGCCTTCGGCCATAGCCGCACGTTGTCGATGCCGTAGTCGGCGGCCTTGTCCATCATCGGGCCCGAGGTCACCATGTTCAGCCCGGCGCGGCCGTGGAAGGTGCGAAGCCCCCACTCGGCGATTGGCTTCACCCACGGGATGCCGAGTTTCAGGCAGTACTCCGGCACGTCGGTATGAAACGAGGCGACGACGGGGTAGCGGCGCGCCACCACCAACGTGGACCAGCCAGCCGTCCAGATGGGGTTGACGGCGTGCACGACGTCCGGGTTGAACTCGCGCAGGCGACGGTAGGTTTTCGGGCCCAGCATGCCGTGCTTGACCTCCGGGTACACCTTCAAGCTGTGCGAGCGGATCGGCACAACCTCAAAGCCCGCGTACTCGGCGGGCGGGTTACCGGGCGCGAAGATGAGCACCTCGTGGCCCAGCGCCGCCAACTGGTCCAAGTGGCGGGTGGTGCGGGTGACCACGCCGTCGATTTTGGGCAGGAAGACCTCGGTGAGAAGCGCGATGCGCATCTACTTCTCGCCCTGCGGCACGCCGGCGGACTGCGCGGCGGTCCACAACGAGCGCGCCGGGATCTTCGAGCGGTCCGCGCGGTCGGCGTACTTTTTCGCCACGTCTTCGACCTCCACCAGCAGGCCTTCTTCCAGCTTCGTCGGCTCCAGGCCGAGATCGAGGAAGGCGTCGTTGACCACGTGGAGTTCGTTCTCCGCGGACTCCTTGCGCGGGTTGGGCACCATCTGCACCTCGGCGTCCGCGATCTTTGCGACGAGCTCCGCCAGATCCCGCACCCTGTGCGTCTCCGTCATCTGGTTGAAGATCTTCACGCGCTCGCCGCGCGCCGGTGGGTTCTCCACCGCCAGCTGGATGCAGCGCGCCATGTCGCGGATGTGGATGAACGCGCGGGTCTGCCCGCCGGTGCCGTGCACGGTCAGCGGGTAGCCGATAGCGGCCTGCATGAGGAAGCGGTTGAGCACGGTGCCGTAGTCGCCGTCGTAGTCGAAAC
It includes:
- a CDS encoding glycosyltransferase family 4 protein, producing the protein MRIALLTEVFLPKIDGVVTRTTRHLDQLAALGHEVLIFAPGNPPAEYAGFEVVPIRSHSLKVYPEVKHGMLGPKTYRRLREFNPDVVHAVNPIWTAGWSTLVVARRYPVVASFHTDVPEYCLKLGIPWVKPIAEWGLRTFHGRAGLNMVTSGPMMDKAADYGIDNVRLWPKAVDTESFTPEARTRKMRSLLSDGHPDDPLVIFVGRISAEKSVDRCVPIVEEVRKRVPNARLAFVGEGPLYDELRADPPAWATFTGYLSGADLSAAYASGDVLLFPSTTETLGFAALEAFASGVPVVAANAGGLPFVVADGDTGVLVDPEAPDTAWADQIERILTQPELRERMSAAGRAEAERWTWRASTETVLGYYDEVIRSAKR